The Trichoderma atroviride chromosome 5, complete sequence genome contains a region encoding:
- a CDS encoding uncharacterized protein (EggNog:ENOG41~TransMembrane:2 (n9-16c21/22o37-54i192-210o)): MMPHRFVRCTAASAAAARGFRLPIPLYGYTWLKFTHIYISSSLAFSLKTFYLSMQFSTRKYEKMDFLCCLYNGDHAPSDSPHRTSNIITEKPTLHLPINSTIEETAETVIDILLCVEKPGALLSAQLDDAVSGHGWSEWLAQNILKKLEDVLRDEREQMGPAMAEAHDQACKAAEITFLDVFENAKEHPAEIAATVLLSVVAFGVLVRLIPGVLELLGFSELGPVASTFASWWQSTYRGYVHEESLFSFFQRLAMKWAKAKDATRKMNHICD; the protein is encoded by the exons ATGATGCCTCATAGGTTCGTGCGGTGCACAGCCgcatcagccgcagccgccagGGGCTTTAGGCTACCTATTCCTCTATATGGATATACTTGGCTGAAATTCACCCACATTTATATCTCATCTTCACTTGCATTTTCTCTCAAAACTTTCTATCTCTCTATGCAATTCTCGACGCGAAAGTACGAGAAAATGGATTTCCTCTGTTGCCTTTACAATGGTGACCACGCGCCCTCCGATTCACCTCATCGCACTTCCAACATCATCACAGAGAAACCAACCCTTCATCTTCCCATCAATTCCACCATCGAGGAAACCGCTGAAACCGTCATCGACATTCTTCTTTGTGTAGAAAAACCAGGAGCTCTCCTCTCGGCGCAACTTGATGACGCAGTGTCCGGTCATGGATGGTCCGAGTGGCTAGCCCAAAACATTCTGAAGAAGTTGGAGGACGTACTGAGAGATGAACGTGAGCAAATGGGTCCAGCTATGGCTGAAGCACATGACCAAGCTTGCAAGGCTGCAGAGATTACATTCCTAGATGTATTTGAAAACGCCAAAGAGCACCCTGCCGAGATTGCCGCCACTGTGTTGCTCTCCGTTGTTGCGTTCGGCGTGCTAGTGAGGTTGATACCTGGGGTCCTGGAACTTCTAGGCTTCAGTGAACTGGGACCAGTTGCCA GCACTTTCGCTTCTTGGTGGCAATCTACGTATCGCGGATATGTTCACGAAGaatctcttttctctttcttccagAGGCTAGCTATGAAATGGGCAAAGGCTAAAGATGCGACTCGCAAAATGAATCATATTTGTGATTAA
- a CDS encoding uncharacterized protein (EggNog:ENOG41), translating into MYRRVTLHIAAASNRMRRVIRRPASPWLSMAETRESRQMSTNHSHIVPNVEVPNISQAQELVHVRSVSELLRQHGILKISLGLDDNKSQYLEQLLLSLHRRHGHQLPIAHSATKGWFWDVLPATTSFQTANCQARSETMDEFPWHTDCSYENPPPRYFALHVLQPDRYGGGTLSVMNVQRLSELLSEATKASLARPEYLIRTPPEFEKSPRQQHIVGSIMVTDAENQTSMMRFREDILTPLSDRASAALNELKHALQSAEAKSYSTLHLTPKALPARSIILIDNRRWLHARNHITDPGRHLRRVRWDAVPFSSSM; encoded by the coding sequence ATGTATCGCCGCGTTACACTCCATattgctgcagcatcgaATCGAATGCGCAGAGTTATTCGTCGCCCAGCATCTCCATGGCTCTCCATGGCTGAAACCCGTGAGAGTCGTCAGATGTCCACAAACCACTCACATATAGTGCCTAATGTGGAAGTGCCGAATATTAGTCAAGCTCAAGAGCTTGTCCATGTTCGAAGTGTATCGGAACTGCTTCGCCAACATGGCATTCTCAAGATAAGCCTGGGACTCGATGATAACAAGAGCCAGTATCTTGAACAGCTTCTCCTGAGCCTACATCGACGTCACGGACATCAACTGCCTATTGCTCACAGCGCAACCAAAGGCTGGTTTTGGGATGTACTtcccgccaccaccagcttTCAGACTGCCAACTGTCAGGCCCGTTCCGAGACAATGGACGAGTTTCCCTGGCACACGGATTGCAGTTACGAGAACCCCCCGCCGCGCTATTTCGCCCTGCATGTGCTTCAGCCTGATCGCTACGGAGGTGGTACGCTTTCCGTGATGAATGTGCAGCGGCTAAGCGAGCTGCTCTCGGAAGCCACCAAGGCATCTTTGGCAAGACCCGAGTATCTGATTCGCACACCGCCCGAGTTTGAAAAGTCTCCTAGGCAGCAGCACATCGTGGGAAGCATCATGGTGACTGATGCAGAGAATCAGACTAGCATGATGCGCTTCCGAGAAGACATCTTAACGCCGTTGAGTGATCGGGCTTCCGCCGCGCTAAATGAACTGAAACATGCATTGCAGAGCGCAGAGGCAAAATCCTATTCGACCTTGCACTTGACCCCGAAGGCCCTGCCGGCGCGTTCGATCATCTTGATTGACAACCGCCGGTGGCTACACGCAAGAAACCACATCACAGATCCGGGGCGACACCTCCGAAGAGTTAGATGGGATGCAGTCCCGTTCTCTAGTAGTATGTGA
- a CDS encoding uncharacterized protein (EggNog:ENOG41): MAFSGVTYKHDATRFSSEEYRATTIFELEDPSSRRSSSDFDPPKYEELLKQAQRDQLPGVSTSLFSLSKPIAIPATSADLGSAFLRAYPPVLEDVNISRIEFLEFLDHLNRAIVASPGLRALSIASDAAGFVPEPTAQIVSTAAGISATVGTFAMSKTRSEMVIRQANKDIFFPRGLEVKIAKLKYVAKLANMPILNEKGDIDKQSPILEPLQVLAESNELRTISAQQRRLRALETWISPLTIEELPPVANPSNVFKKVDAFVSEMERKSAEKSMLKKRVKVNDKHEKASQKALSKYENSMRRFENRAYGFGAGDRHASRDLERLEDRRLKATVKYEKDVEKAQKRYKKRDREEKSIRRINFLVIIPKSKEA; the protein is encoded by the coding sequence ATGGCCTTCTCAGGCGTTACTTATAAACATGATGCGACAAGATTCTCTTCGGAGGAGTATCGAGCAACCACTATTTTTGAGCTCGAGGACCCCTCGTCTAGGAGAAGCTCCTCCGACTTTGATCCACCAAAATATGAGGAGCTATTAAAGCAAGCACAAAGAGATCAATTACCCGGCGTTTCGACTAGCTTGTTCAGTCTATCGAAGCCAATTGCAATACCCGCTACAAGTGCAGACTTAGGATCTGCATTCCTGAGAGCTTACCCACCTGTGTTGGAGGATGTAAACATTTCTCGAATCGAGTTTCTAGAGTTTCTAGACCACCTCAACCGCGCCATCGTCGCAAGCCCAGGGCTGCGAGCTCTCAGCATTGCCTcagatgctgctggattTGTGCCCGAGCCTACTGCTCAGATTGTTTCGACCGCAGCTGGCATTAGCGCAACCGTAGGCACCTTTGCTATGTCCAAGACCCGATCTGAAATGGTCATTCGACAAGCGAATAAAGACATCTTCTTTCCCAGAGGCTTGGAGGTGAAAATTGCAAAGTTGAAATACGTTGCCAAGCTTGCCAACATGCCTATATTGAACGAGAAAGGAGATATAGACAAGCAGTCGCCAATTTTGGAACCACTCCAGGTTCTTGCCGAGTCAAATGAGCTCAGAACCATCAGCgctcagcagcgccgtctAAGAGCCCTTGAAACGTGGATTTCTCCTCTGACGATTGAGGAGCTTCCTCCAGTCGCGAATCCATCCAATGTGTTCAAGAAAGTGGATGCCTTTGTCAGTGAGATGGAGCGAAAATCCGCAGAGAAGTCTATGCTTAAGAAGAGAGTCAAGGTGAATGACAAACACGAGAAAGCAAGCCAAAAGGCGCTGTCAAAATATGAAAACTCGATGAGACGTTTCGAAAACAGGGCGTACGGCTTTGGCGCAGGTGACCGTCACGCAAGCAGAGATCTAGAGCGGCTTGAAGATCGTCGCTTGAAAGCCACAGTAAAGTACGAAAAAGATGTTGAGAAGGCGCAGAAGAGGTACAAGAAACGGgacagagaggagaagagcatcaGGCGAATCAACTTTCTTGTGATTATCCCCAAATCCAAAGAAGCCTAG
- a CDS encoding uncharacterized protein (EggNog:ENOG41~MEROPS:MER0031611), whose protein sequence is MSEERFTTLSSGCRICYQVFGNSLDTAILLISGHSCAMTQKTDGLISLLSSPGHPHCIIRFDHRDTGRSTSFAKPSDEAPVYTLDDMVDDIVGLIKHLELSSVHLVGTSLGGTLAWQTASRLPDIVRSLALVLTSPVGRQQLPSDDLPRVKLEGQWLLAEAYEIPEDRNDDEGWIESYMRLDLALATQPPTDEEKAESRRESEITYYREKESGTMWTKYNHSDASGVRWPRELLKHIRCPTVVIHAAKDQIFPLEHAEALRDDIDGARLVILEDCGHEMPHRVRQRMADAILSNVKKGE, encoded by the coding sequence ATGTCCGAGGAGCGTTTTACAACGCTCTCCTCAGGATGCCGGATCTGCTACCAGGTCTTCGGGAACTCCTTGGATACAGCCATCCTTCTCATCTCGGGACATAGTTGTGCCATGACACAAAAAACCGACGGGCTTATTTCGCTGCTCAGTTCCCCTGGCCATCCACACTGCATTATCCGGTTCGATCATCGAGATACAGGCCGGTCAACGTCTTTTGCAAAGCCATCTGATGAGGCACCGGTCTACACGCTGGATGACATGGTCGATGATATCGTAGGCCTCATCAAACACCTCGAACTCTCAAGTGTCCACCTCGTCGGCACCAGCTTGGGTGGAACTCTGGCATGGCAGACAGCTAGTCGCCTGCCTGATATTGTCCGAAGTCTAGCCCTTGTCCTCACGAGCCCAGTTGGGCGACAGCAGCTTCCTAGTGATGATCTGCCTCGGGTAAAATTAGAGGGCCAATGGCTTTTGGCCGAGGCATATGAGATTCCAGAGGACCGGAACGACGATGAAGGCTGGATTGAATCATATATGCGTCTCGACCTTGCTCTTGCAACTCAGCCGCCCACCGATGAGGAAAAGGCTGAATCGAGGCGGGAGTCTGAGATTACATATTACCGCGAGAAAGAGAGTGGCACTATGTGGACCAAGTACAATCACTCTGACGCGTCGGGTGTGAGGTGGCCACGCGAGTTGCTCAAACACATTCGATGTCCAACCGTTGTCATTCACGCCGCAAAAGACCAGATTTTTCCGCTTGAGCACGCAGAGGCTCTGAGAGATGATATCGATGGGGCAAGGCTCGTCATTCTCGAAGACTGCGGGCATGAGATGCCACATCGCGTTCGTCAGAGGATGGCGGATGCGATTCTTTCCAACGTCAAGAAAGGAGAGTAG
- a CDS encoding uncharacterized protein (EggNog:ENOG41) — MMSSFCVAPEAEFQSRLAVKPRGRRSKGCITCRQRKVKCDENLPHCLRCLNSSRQCEGYDKPQVFINQVLSPAQLNPEKGGQSISKQPTKTITKFSTSCVKLPMTLTLDISREDLAISHLISKFPVDFAWRLPPGVHGSPLSAVFSTPKERTTVYMAGLCLAEAFYARAQKRHDLMVNATLLYSRSLQHLRQDLQVLSCHTSAAVMYSNLWSSFLLCLYEIVSGVSSVGWLEHCHGITALIQMLGPYAFQELDANLMLETYRGLIIVNFLLQRKHCFLETDDWKTIPWLIKPKSLGSSLQDLFCDVPGLMEDADVIMSRSTLEEDLEGMKEALYEKVENTMQKASQLRWQWEQDHADACKEMPSTDYSPNSSADPFPTVLHFSKLDRAIEIVFFNTLHLLLDTLLDSLAPEMASSRRPLGLQAYFGPFQNTLLLPGQGNREDYALEICRIVDFMSHCKHDSLGMFMLLFPLYVARESLTRRPNVCAWIGKIMNQLVREKGFNIGEVLSDGTAY, encoded by the exons ATGatgtcttctttttgcgtTGCACCCGAAGCCGAGTTCCAGTCGCGATTGGCAGTCAAGCCGCGCGGTCGTCGGTCCAAAGGGTGTATAACGTGTCGACAGCGAAAGGTGAAGTGCG ATGAGAATCTTCCTCATTGTCTTAGATGCTTGAATAGTTCCCGACAATGTGAAGGATATGATAAGCCCCAGGTTTTTATCAACCAAGTACTATCGCCAGCTCAATTAAACCCTGAAAAGGGAGGACAGAGTATTTCAAAGCAACCAACAAAAACAATCACTAAATTCTCCACTTCCTGTGTAAAGCTTCCTATGACGCTTACACTTGACATCTCGAGAGAAGATTTAGCTATATCCCACCTAATTAGCAAGTTCCCTGTCGACTTTGCATGGAGACTTCCACCTGGGGTTCATGGCTCGCCTTTGTCTGCCGTCTTTTCCACCCCCAAAGAGCGTACTACCGTCTACATGGCCGGATTATGTCTTGCCGAAGCGTTTTATGCGAGAGCCCAGAAACGCCACGATCTGATGGTAAATGCAACGCTCCTATACAGCCGCTccctgcagcatctccgcCAAGATTTACAAGTCCTAAGCTGTCATACATCAGCTGCTGTCATGTACTCTAACCTATggagctcttttcttctctgcttgtATGAGATTGTATCCGGCGTTAGCTCAGTTGGGTGGCTGGAGCATTGCCATGGCATCACTGCTCTT ATACAAATGCTTGGGCCCTACGCTTTTCAGGAGCTTGATGCGAATTTAATGCTGGAGACCTATCGAGGATTAATT ATTGTAAACTTCCTTTTGCAGCGGAAACACTGCTTTCTCGAGACAGATGATTGGAAGACCATACCCTGGCTCATTAAACCGAAATCACTCGGATCTTCATTACAAGATCTATTTTGTGACGTCCCTGGATTAATGGAAGACGCAGATGTAATCATGTCTCGATCTACTCTAGAAGAAGATTTGGAAGGCATGAAAGAGGCACTTTACGAGAAAGTGGAAAACACAATGCAGAAAGCATCCCAACTGCGGTGGCAGTGGGAGCAAGACCACGCTGATGCATGCAAAGAGATGCCATCCACAGACTATTCTCCGAACTCTTCAGCTGACCCTTTCCCAACTGTGCTTCATTTCAGTAAATTGGACCGTGCTATTGAGATTGTGTTCTTCAATACACTTCATCTACTTCTAGACACATTGTTGGACTCTCTGGCCCCGGAGATGGCATCTTCTCGTCGTCCATTAGGATTACAAGCATATTTTGGCCCTTTTCAGAACACACTACTTCTTCCAGGCCAAGGCAACAGAGAAGATTATGCCTTGGAGATTTGTCGAATCGTCGACTTCATGTCACACTGCAAGCATGACAGTCTTGGAATGTTTATGCTTCTATTTCCTCTGTATGTGGCACGTGAGAGTTTAACACGGCGTCCGAATGTTTGTGCATGGATAGGGAAGATCATGAATCAGCTTGTTCGTGAAAAGGGATTTAATATTGGTGAGGTTTTATCGGATGGCACAGCATATTAG
- a CDS encoding uncharacterized protein (EggNog:ENOG41~MEROPS:MER0031431) — MAPRILFVLTSRAKMNNGAPTGWYLPEFARPYYHLIGADEAKPRAEIVVASPAGGLAPIDEVSVKNFKDPASVKFYETKKNLWEQTSALKDFHGKASEFDAIFYPGGHGPMFDLVDDKDSIKLIEEFYNAGKIVAAVCHGPIALVNAIVDGKPLLNGRRATGFSNAEEDAIKLSDAMPALLEDEIKRVGGSYVKSDALWKEQVVVDGRVITGQNPNSAQGVGIAIAQALGLESA, encoded by the exons ATGGCCCCCAGAATCCTCTTCGTTCTCACTAGCCGAGCTAAGATGAACAATGGTGCACCCACTGGATGGTATTTG CCTGAGTTTGCCCGGCCTTATTACCACTTGATTGGTGCAGATGAGGCAAAGCCCAGAGCTGAAATCGTCGTTGCTTCCCCTGCTGGTGGCCTTGCTCCGATAGACGAAGTGTCAGTGAAAAACTTCAAGGACCCTGCGTCGGTTAAGTTTTATGAAACCAAGAAGAATCTTTGGGAGCAAACATCAGCCCTCAAAGATTTCCATGGAAAGGCATCCGAGTTTGATGCCATTTTCTATCCTGGTGGCCACGGGCCCATGTTCGATCTCGTTGACGACAAGGATTCCATCAAGCTGATTGAGGAATTCTACAATGCTGGTAAAATTGTGGCAGCTGTCTGCCATGGCCCTATCGCTCTCGTGAATGCCATTGTGGACGGGAAACCGCTCCTCAATGGGCGCAGGGCCACTGGCTTCAGCaacgcagaagaagacgccatTAAGCTGTCCGATGCCATGCCAGCTCTGCTGGAGGATGAAATCAAGCGAGTAGGCGGCAGCTATGTCAAATCAGATGCACTCTGGAAGGAACAAGTCGTCGTTGATGGGCGAGTCATCACTGGCCAGAACCCAAACTCTGCCCAAGGTGTTGGCATCGCAATTGCTCAGGCACTTG GTCTTGAATCTGCATAA
- a CDS encoding uncharacterized protein (EggNog:ENOG41) produces MSVVAVAGAGNVGRTIVETLVKTSNYKVIVLGRKVQTVLDNVPSYAVDYTDVDATAKVLSQHEVKVVISTIQVTDETSSTAEVNLIKAAGRAPAVARFISSSWGSLPSETSPTSKYQKASEAALRSTTLEWTRFSVGFFMDYYGIPAIETHLPPMSFAVDMNSNKAAIPGTGNEPIALTYSYDVAKFVSAYLGAPKWEEITYVYGEKTTWNAFIKVAEEVTGTQFEVSYDPIEKLARGEVTELPSHKEELANFPFPAPIARQLLALLGSWVVRGQFDIPTEKSLNKSFPDIKPMGIREMLLVRQTS; encoded by the exons ATGTCCGTCGTTGCTGTAGCTGGCGCGGGTAACGTGGGTCGCACAATTGTTGAGACTCTCGTAAAGACTTCAAATTACAAAGTCATTGTTCTAGGACGCAAG GTTCAAACAGTTTTGGATAACGTTCCCAGTTACGCCGTTGACTATACTGATGTCGATGCAACCGCCAAAGTCTTGTCTCAGCACGAAGTAAAGGTAGTCATTTCTACCATTCAAGTAACTGACGAGACATCATCTACTGCCGAGGTCAACCTCATAAAAGCCGCAGGGCGAGCACCAGCTGTAGCCCGATTTATTTCTAGCAGCTGGGGATCGCTTCCTAGTGAGAC ATCCCCTACATCGAAATACCAAAAGGCTTCCGAAGCCGCCTTACGCAGCACCACGCTCGAATGGACACGATTCTCCGTTGGCTTTTTCATGGATTACTACGGTATTCCTGCGATCGAAACCCATCTGCCACCTATGTCTTTTGCTGTCGACATGAACAGCAATAAAGCAGCCATCCCTGGGACAGGAAATGAACCAATAGCTCTCACCTACTCATACGACGTTGCTAAATTTGTTTCTGCATACTTGGGTGCTCCAAAATGGGAAGAGATAACCTATGTATACGGAGAGAAAACGACCTGGAACGCATTCATCAAAGTAGCGGAAGAGGTGACAG GTACCCAATTCGAGGTATCATACGATCCCATTGAGAAACTGGCAAGAGGAGAAGTTACTGAGCTCCCCTCTCACAAAGAAGAACTGGCAAACTTTCCGTTTCCAGCGCCTATTGCTCGGCAGCTTTTGGCACTTCTTGGAAGCTGGGTAGTTAGAGGGCAGTTTGACATCCCTACTGAAAAGTCTCTCAACAAGAGCTTTCCAGATATCAAGCCTATGGGGATTCGAGAAATGCTTCTCGTGAGGCAAACCTCTTAG